One Megasphaera elsdenii DSM 20460 genomic window carries:
- a CDS encoding IS3 family transposase produces the protein MTIAIYRSVQEEAENAHQAERRFSVSGVLSELDVSSSGYYDWAARKPSKQAQHRKEMKKKIQTIYDDSKQIYGAPKIAQVMQQNGDSISERTVGVYMRQMGIQACWVKHYTVTTRNSDFDVALVNILQECFNPEEPDQVWCSDITYIWTAEGFVYLESIMDLFSRKIIAWNLARNLDVAGIVKMLQEAKQCRKPGQLLVIHSDRGCQYVSQAYIRETSQMRRSYSKKGYPWDNACIESFHSLIKREWLNRFKIQNYQQAYLLVFEYINTFYNTVRIHSHCNYMSPDDYEKLYADFQKHNMRLGI, from the coding sequence ATGACCATTGCCATCTATCGCAGTGTCCAGGAAGAAGCCGAAAATGCCCATCAGGCAGAACGTCGTTTTTCGGTGTCCGGAGTGCTTTCTGAACTCGACGTTTCTTCTTCAGGATATTATGACTGGGCGGCGCGCAAACCATCGAAACAGGCCCAGCACCGCAAGGAGATGAAGAAAAAGATTCAAACTATCTACGACGATTCCAAGCAGATTTACGGAGCCCCGAAGATTGCCCAAGTTATGCAGCAGAACGGGGACAGTATCTCTGAACGCACAGTTGGCGTATACATGCGGCAAATGGGCATTCAGGCCTGCTGGGTAAAGCATTACACCGTAACGACCCGTAACAGTGACTTTGACGTGGCGCTGGTGAATATCCTTCAGGAATGCTTCAATCCTGAAGAACCGGATCAAGTATGGTGCAGCGACATCACCTATATCTGGACAGCTGAAGGTTTCGTCTATTTGGAAAGCATTATGGATTTGTTCTCCAGGAAAATCATCGCCTGGAATCTGGCCCGTAATCTGGACGTCGCCGGCATCGTCAAGATGCTGCAGGAAGCCAAACAATGCCGGAAACCCGGACAGCTGTTGGTTATCCATTCGGACCGTGGCTGCCAGTATGTTTCGCAGGCATATATTCGGGAGACATCCCAAATGCGCCGCAGCTATTCGAAGAAAGGCTATCCATGGGACAATGCCTGCATCGAATCCTTCCACTCCCTGATTAAACGGGAATGGCTCAATCGCTTCAAGATTCAAAATTATCAGCAAGCGTACTTGTTGGTGTTTGAATACATCAATACCTTTTACAACACCGTACGCATTCATAGCCATTGCAACTACATGTCACCGGATGACTATGAAAAGCTGTATGCTGATTTCCAGAAACATAATATGCGTCTGGGAATCTAA
- a CDS encoding HAMP domain-containing sensor histidine kinase: MWQKINHWLTQHLLIAPLPIFAKMVLLYSSIVFFILLTVSVVTITSVHYIMNDSLRDELKSRAAAAVHYLDDYGKVDTTIFVRANVPPSMNLQIYDGAGHLIVDNGPTHAVRKMSDRYIDDAISNPQKNPLPAAVQGNESSEFSYYRIWTSKDGKNYYLRFSQRPDKETGFVSLLSKQLLASVLISLILTIFTGMYLMKKSLAPLQVINDTVKTIEVNRLDNRIALSDDKNELHELAVSINQALDRIEYGYKQQQQFISDASHELRTPITVIAGYADLLCRWGKEDPAVLNESLAAIKSETDYMKQLIERLLFFARSNNGTLIKHFTDINTADLLQEVYSEISLIDKEHHIRLSQNDQALITAEPGSVKQMLRIFIDNALKYTPAGGTVTLSCQADDQTVRYIISDTGIGIPKKDLERVFERFYRVDSSRTKDTGGSGLGLSIAKYIAKANNAKLGLDSTLHKGTTVTAIFQRTVS, from the coding sequence ATGTGGCAGAAGATTAATCATTGGCTGACACAGCATCTGCTCATCGCTCCCCTGCCCATTTTTGCCAAAATGGTCCTGCTCTATTCATCCATCGTCTTTTTCATTCTCCTCACCGTATCCGTCGTAACCATTACCAGCGTCCACTATATCATGAACGACTCCCTGCGCGACGAACTGAAATCCCGCGCCGCAGCAGCGGTCCACTATCTGGATGACTATGGAAAAGTCGATACGACCATTTTCGTCCGCGCCAATGTACCGCCGTCGATGAATTTACAGATTTACGACGGAGCAGGCCATCTCATCGTCGACAACGGACCGACCCATGCCGTCCGCAAGATGAGCGACCGCTATATCGACGACGCCATCAGCAACCCGCAGAAAAATCCGCTGCCGGCGGCAGTCCAAGGCAACGAATCGTCTGAATTCTCATATTACCGAATCTGGACCAGCAAAGATGGAAAAAATTATTATCTGCGCTTTTCCCAGCGGCCTGACAAAGAAACGGGCTTTGTATCGCTCTTATCGAAACAGCTCCTGGCCTCGGTCCTCATCAGCCTGATTCTGACCATCTTCACGGGCATGTACCTCATGAAGAAATCCCTGGCGCCCTTGCAGGTCATCAACGATACGGTCAAGACCATCGAGGTCAATCGCCTGGACAACCGTATCGCCTTGTCCGATGACAAAAACGAGCTCCACGAACTAGCCGTCAGCATCAACCAGGCCCTGGACCGCATCGAATACGGCTATAAGCAGCAGCAGCAGTTCATCAGCGACGCCTCTCATGAATTGCGGACGCCGATTACGGTCATTGCCGGGTATGCTGATCTCCTGTGCCGCTGGGGCAAAGAGGACCCGGCAGTCCTCAACGAAAGCCTGGCAGCCATCAAATCGGAAACAGACTATATGAAACAGCTCATCGAACGCCTGCTTTTTTTCGCCCGTTCCAATAACGGCACGCTGATCAAGCATTTTACCGATATCAATACGGCTGACCTTTTGCAGGAAGTATACAGCGAAATCAGCCTCATCGATAAGGAACACCATATCCGGCTCAGCCAGAATGACCAGGCCCTCATCACAGCCGAACCAGGCAGTGTCAAACAGATGCTGCGCATCTTCATCGACAATGCCCTGAAATATACGCCAGCCGGCGGTACAGTCACCTTATCGTGCCAGGCAGATGACCAGACCGTCCGCTACATCATCAGTGATACGGGCATCGGCATCCCGAAAAAAGACCTGGAACGGGTTTTTGAACGCTTCTATCGCGTCGATTCATCCCGCACCAAAGACACCGGCGGATCCGGCCTGGGCCTGTCCATCGCTAAATATATCGCCAAAGCCAATAACGCTAAACTGGGATTGGACAGCACTCTCCATAAAGGAACCACCGTCACCGCCATCTTCCAGCGGACTGTATCGTAG
- a CDS encoding response regulator transcription factor produces the protein MNENTHILIVEDEKQIARFLQMELEHEGYICSIEYNGAAALDRIGQEHFDLILLDIMLPDVDGLTICKRTRELSNIPIMMLSAKDDIETKVVSLDIGANDYLTKPFNSKELFARIRVLLRERHQLADRGNFLQLNDLTLFLDRHEVMKGTKKIKLTKKEFELLAYLVRNKNIVLSRSRIVEEVWGYDYIGDTNIVDVYIRYLRSKLGPNGRTYIRTVRGVGYVAED, from the coding sequence ATGAACGAAAATACACACATCTTAATCGTCGAAGACGAAAAACAAATCGCCCGTTTCCTGCAAATGGAATTGGAACATGAAGGCTACATCTGCAGCATCGAATACAACGGAGCCGCTGCCCTGGACCGCATCGGTCAGGAGCACTTCGACCTCATCCTGCTGGACATCATGCTACCCGACGTCGATGGCCTGACCATCTGCAAGCGAACTCGGGAATTATCGAATATCCCGATCATGATGCTGTCGGCCAAAGACGACATCGAAACGAAGGTCGTCAGCCTGGACATCGGCGCCAATGACTATCTGACCAAACCCTTCAACAGCAAGGAACTCTTTGCCCGGATCCGCGTACTCCTGCGGGAACGCCATCAGTTAGCGGACCGGGGAAATTTTCTCCAGCTGAATGACCTCACCTTATTTCTCGACCGTCATGAAGTCATGAAGGGCACGAAGAAAATAAAACTGACGAAAAAAGAATTTGAGCTCCTCGCTTATTTAGTCCGGAACAAGAATATCGTCCTCTCACGGTCGCGCATTGTCGAAGAAGTTTGGGGCTATGATTACATCGGCGATACGAATATCGTCGACGTCTATATCCGTTACCTGCGCAGCAAGCTGGGACCGAATGGGCGCACCTATATCCGTACGGTCCGTGGAGTCGGTTATGTGGCAGAAGATTAA
- a CDS encoding DUF362 domain-containing protein, with protein MHVISDECVKCGACASTCPTGAIEEGETKYVVTDSCIDCGACESACPTGAISAE; from the coding sequence ATGCATGTTATTTCCGACGAATGCGTAAAATGCGGCGCTTGCGCTAGCACTTGCCCGACCGGTGCCATCGAAGAAGGCGAAACGAAATACGTTGTAACTGATTCCTGCATCGACTGCGGTGCTTGCGAATCCGCTTGTCCTACAGGCGCTATTTCCGCTGAATAA
- the lspA gene encoding signal peptidase II produces MYVLGIALAVTVVDQLTKLAVQQDMVLHESIPVIPGFFHITYILNRGAAFGILENQQWFFLVIALVLFLLYGLFRKQLPANPWVYGGSGLLLGGALGNALDRTFRGAVTDFFDFRIWPVFNVADIGIVVGVVLLLWYSWTHISDK; encoded by the coding sequence TTGTATGTGTTAGGCATTGCCCTGGCCGTGACCGTTGTCGATCAGCTCACCAAGCTGGCGGTACAACAGGACATGGTCCTTCATGAATCCATTCCGGTCATTCCGGGATTTTTTCATATTACTTATATTTTGAATCGCGGTGCTGCTTTTGGAATCCTGGAAAATCAGCAGTGGTTCTTTTTAGTCATAGCCCTGGTCTTATTCCTGCTGTATGGCCTGTTCCGCAAGCAGCTGCCGGCGAACCCCTGGGTCTATGGCGGATCCGGCCTGCTTTTAGGCGGTGCCCTGGGAAATGCGCTGGATCGGACGTTCCGCGGGGCCGTCACAGATTTCTTCGATTTTCGTATCTGGCCCGTCTTCAATGTCGCTGATATCGGCATTGTTGTCGGCGTCGTTCTTTTGTTATGGTATAGTTGGACCCATATTTCAGATAAATGA
- a CDS encoding RluA family pseudouridine synthase, with the protein MEEKNLIVTEQEQGKRLDVYLTSALDISRSYAQQLIQRQGVTVNGKDAKANRRLNEGDRVKAVIEVQEEYKVVPQDIPLDIVYEDKDIIVINKARGMVVHPAAGNPDGTLVNALLYHCQGELSGINGVIRPGIVHRLDKDTSGVMVAAKTDEAHKGLAEQIKAHSAHRTYWALVHGNISEERGIVDAPIGRHPKDRIKMAVTFKGGREAVTHFKVLKRYGDYTWVECKLETGRTHQIRVHMAYIHHPVVNDPLYGYKKDDFPIEGQALHSHCLDLVHPITGKAMHFEAPAPADFLACLKRAEEKD; encoded by the coding sequence ATGGAAGAAAAGAATTTAATTGTCACAGAACAGGAACAGGGCAAGCGCCTGGATGTCTATCTGACATCGGCCCTGGATATTTCACGCAGTTATGCCCAGCAGCTCATTCAGCGCCAGGGAGTCACAGTCAATGGAAAGGACGCCAAAGCCAACCGCCGTCTCAACGAAGGCGACCGGGTAAAGGCTGTCATCGAAGTGCAGGAGGAATACAAGGTCGTCCCTCAGGATATCCCCTTGGATATCGTCTATGAAGATAAAGACATCATCGTCATCAATAAGGCCCGCGGCATGGTCGTCCATCCGGCAGCCGGCAATCCCGACGGGACTTTGGTCAATGCCCTGCTCTATCACTGCCAGGGGGAATTGTCAGGCATCAACGGCGTCATCCGTCCGGGCATCGTCCATCGCCTGGACAAAGATACGTCAGGCGTCATGGTCGCTGCCAAGACCGATGAAGCTCATAAAGGGCTGGCAGAACAGATCAAGGCCCATTCGGCACACCGCACGTACTGGGCTTTGGTCCACGGCAATATTTCGGAAGAACGGGGGATCGTCGATGCTCCGATTGGCCGCCACCCTAAGGACCGGATCAAGATGGCTGTCACCTTTAAAGGCGGCCGCGAAGCCGTGACCCACTTCAAAGTATTGAAACGCTACGGCGATTATACCTGGGTCGAATGTAAACTGGAAACGGGCCGGACTCATCAGATCCGCGTCCACATGGCTTATATCCATCATCCCGTCGTCAATGATCCCTTATATGGCTACAAGAAGGATGATTTCCCCATCGAAGGCCAGGCCCTTCATTCGCACTGCCTCGACCTGGTCCATCCCATTACGGGGAAGGCCATGCATTTTGAAGCGCCGGCACCGGCTGATTTCCTGGCCTGCCTCAAACGGGCGGAAGAGAAAGACTGA
- the pyrR gene encoding bifunctional pyr operon transcriptional regulator/uracil phosphoribosyltransferase PyrR produces MWKEKTLLMDEKAIGRAIRRIAHEIIERNKGLDKTVLVGIHTRGVPLAQRLGRELAAIEGRHVPVYDLDISAYRDDDRKSPIAVSDAGKFDADGKTVVLVDDVLFTGRTVRSALNAIMELGRPQFIELAVLVDRGHRELPIRADYVGKNVPTSRKEDVSVQLKETDSCDRVVLREEN; encoded by the coding sequence ATGTGGAAAGAAAAGACACTGCTCATGGACGAAAAAGCAATCGGCCGGGCTATCCGCCGCATTGCCCATGAAATCATCGAACGCAATAAAGGATTGGACAAGACGGTCCTCGTCGGCATCCATACGCGCGGCGTCCCCCTGGCCCAGCGGCTGGGACGGGAACTGGCAGCCATCGAAGGCCGGCATGTCCCCGTCTATGATCTCGATATTTCGGCCTATCGCGATGACGACCGCAAGAGTCCCATTGCCGTCAGCGACGCCGGGAAATTCGATGCCGATGGCAAGACCGTCGTTTTAGTCGATGACGTCTTATTCACGGGGCGGACTGTCCGGTCGGCCCTCAACGCTATCATGGAATTGGGGCGGCCCCAGTTCATCGAACTGGCAGTCCTCGTCGACCGGGGCCATCGGGAACTGCCGATCCGCGCCGATTATGTCGGCAAGAATGTGCCAACATCGCGCAAAGAAGACGTGTCGGTACAATTAAAGGAAACGGATTCCTGCGACCGCGTCGTCCTGCGGGAAGAGAATTGA
- the dhaK gene encoding dihydroxyacetone kinase subunit DhaK — MKKIVNDVNNVEEEMIQGLVKSAPKKLRKLDYGTIVVRADKKEGKVALVSGGGSGHEPAHAGYVGTGMLDCAVAGTVFTSPTPDQVLEGIKAVATDKGVLCVVKNYTGDVMNFEMAIEMAADEDIKADYVVVNDDVAVRDSLYTTGRRGVAGTIFVHKIAGAKAEQGAELPEVKAVAEKVIANVRSMGMAIEPCTVPAAGKPGFELADDEMEIGIGIHGEPGTHREKLRPANEIAKMLVDQILADLDYKGHEVVVLINGMGGTPLMELYIVNNFVQDYLKEQGIAVYDTMVGNYMTSIEMAGFSITLLRLDDELKGLYDEPADTLAWKK, encoded by the coding sequence ATGAAAAAAATTGTCAATGACGTCAACAATGTCGAAGAGGAAATGATCCAGGGCCTGGTCAAATCGGCACCGAAGAAATTGCGCAAGCTCGACTATGGGACCATCGTCGTCCGGGCCGATAAGAAGGAAGGCAAAGTCGCCCTGGTCAGCGGCGGCGGCAGCGGTCATGAACCGGCTCATGCCGGCTATGTCGGCACGGGGATGCTCGACTGCGCCGTAGCCGGTACGGTATTCACGTCACCGACACCGGACCAGGTCCTGGAAGGCATCAAAGCTGTGGCTACGGATAAAGGTGTCCTCTGCGTCGTCAAGAATTATACCGGCGACGTCATGAATTTTGAAATGGCTATCGAAATGGCAGCTGATGAAGATATCAAGGCTGATTATGTCGTCGTCAATGATGACGTAGCCGTCCGGGACAGCTTGTATACGACAGGCCGCCGCGGTGTAGCCGGTACGATCTTCGTCCATAAGATCGCCGGGGCCAAAGCGGAACAAGGGGCCGAACTGCCGGAAGTCAAAGCCGTCGCTGAAAAGGTCATCGCCAATGTCCGCTCCATGGGGATGGCCATTGAACCTTGCACAGTCCCGGCTGCTGGAAAACCGGGCTTTGAACTGGCTGATGATGAAATGGAAATCGGCATCGGCATCCACGGTGAACCGGGGACACATCGTGAAAAACTCCGTCCGGCCAATGAAATCGCCAAGATGCTCGTAGACCAGATCTTAGCTGACCTCGATTACAAGGGCCATGAAGTCGTCGTCCTCATCAACGGCATGGGCGGCACACCGCTCATGGAACTGTACATCGTCAACAATTTCGTACAGGATTATCTCAAGGAACAAGGCATTGCCGTATACGATACGATGGTCGGCAACTACATGACGTCCATCGAAATGGCCGGCTTCTCGATCACTCTCCTGCGCCTGGATGACGAACTGAAAGGGCTCTATGACGAACCGGCTGATACGCTGGCCTGGAAAAAATAA
- the dhaL gene encoding dihydroxyacetone kinase subunit DhaL produces MSSLDTKQMAAIIEGMAKKIEAEKDYLTQLDNEIGDGDHGINLARGFEAVEKKLPSLAGGDIGALLKGVGMQLVSTVGGASGPLYGTAFMKAGMACKGLTELDGPAFVKAMEAAVDGIKMRGKATEGEKTMLDALCPALKVMQDEVAAGKSLKEALQDAAAAAEKGVEYTKTIIATKGRASYLGERSLGHQDPGATSSLYLLQVLAEMA; encoded by the coding sequence ATGAGTTCATTGGATACGAAGCAGATGGCAGCCATTATCGAAGGGATGGCTAAGAAAATCGAAGCAGAAAAAGATTATTTGACCCAGCTCGACAACGAAATCGGTGACGGCGACCACGGCATCAATCTGGCCCGCGGCTTTGAAGCTGTCGAAAAGAAATTACCGTCTCTGGCGGGCGGTGATATAGGCGCCCTGCTCAAAGGCGTCGGCATGCAGCTCGTGTCGACTGTCGGCGGCGCATCGGGACCGCTCTACGGGACGGCCTTCATGAAAGCCGGCATGGCCTGCAAGGGCCTGACCGAGCTGGATGGCCCGGCTTTCGTCAAAGCTATGGAAGCGGCTGTTGACGGCATCAAGATGCGCGGCAAAGCGACGGAAGGCGAAAAGACCATGCTCGATGCACTGTGCCCGGCGCTGAAGGTCATGCAGGATGAAGTGGCTGCCGGCAAATCATTGAAAGAAGCCTTGCAGGACGCAGCAGCGGCTGCAGAAAAAGGTGTAGAATACACGAAGACCATTATCGCGACCAAAGGGCGTGCCAGCTATTTGGGTGAACGCAGCTTGGGCCATCAGGATCCGGGCGCTACGTCGTCGCTCTACTTGCTGCAGGTCCTGGCGGAGATGGCTTGA
- the dhaM gene encoding dihydroxyacetone kinase phosphoryl donor subunit DhaM produces MVGIVLISHSQKAAEGAVELARMMAPDAPLAAAGGLEDGSLGTSFEKIMAAVEAVDQGDGVACIMDMGSAVMTAEMVVESLEDRKIQLLDCPFVEGAVIAAIEAAGGTPLAAMQDKVEASRDRKL; encoded by the coding sequence ATGGTAGGAATCGTATTGATTTCCCACAGCCAGAAAGCGGCTGAAGGGGCCGTTGAACTGGCCCGCATGATGGCGCCTGATGCGCCTCTTGCGGCTGCCGGCGGATTGGAAGACGGCAGTTTGGGAACGAGCTTTGAAAAGATTATGGCGGCTGTGGAAGCCGTCGACCAGGGTGATGGCGTCGCCTGCATCATGGATATGGGCAGCGCCGTCATGACGGCGGAAATGGTCGTCGAAAGCCTGGAGGACCGGAAAATCCAGCTGCTGGACTGCCCCTTTGTCGAAGGCGCTGTCATCGCAGCCATTGAAGCTGCCGGCGGGACGCCTTTGGCTGCCATGCAGGACAAAGTAGAAGCCAGCCGGGACAGGAAGCTGTAA
- a CDS encoding alpha/beta hydrolase, which translates to MIKRFLKRLLLFLVCLAIVLGGIGAYIGNMAYEEFYDAPWDQLLGIENHSRDVSTVRQWEKERGWEPVRVNGQDGTILRGTYIENRHDSHKTVILIHGLYQNRSMCLPYMEVYRRLGYNILLIDLRGHGESEGAHTEWGIREIDDLAMWCQWLRNRDEQMTIGLHGVSLGAAMALLYAGSEYGKDLSFVVADSSYGNIISLGREKLWQASGDKRAIWSYDLLDPFFQAAMFYHTHKTVSSLEPAQAVKRMKMPVLFLHGSEDALVPVKTAKSLYDNCTSPKKELYIFADSPHAVGIETDRREYLRVVSHFLEKDVHND; encoded by the coding sequence ATGATAAAACGATTCTTGAAGCGCCTGCTTTTGTTCCTGGTCTGCCTGGCCATTGTTTTAGGCGGCATCGGGGCTTACATTGGCAACATGGCTTATGAAGAATTTTATGATGCGCCCTGGGACCAGCTCCTGGGTATCGAGAACCACAGCCGCGACGTGTCTACGGTCCGGCAGTGGGAAAAGGAACGGGGCTGGGAACCGGTCCGGGTCAACGGCCAGGACGGGACGATACTTCGCGGGACATATATTGAGAACCGCCATGATTCCCATAAGACGGTCATCCTCATCCATGGCTTGTACCAGAACCGCTCCATGTGCCTGCCGTATATGGAAGTGTATCGCCGCCTGGGCTATAATATCCTGCTCATCGACCTGCGGGGCCACGGGGAAAGTGAAGGTGCCCACACGGAATGGGGCATCCGCGAAATCGATGACCTGGCCATGTGGTGCCAGTGGCTGCGCAACCGCGATGAACAGATGACCATCGGCCTGCACGGTGTTTCCCTCGGTGCAGCCATGGCCCTGTTGTATGCTGGCAGTGAATACGGCAAGGACCTGTCCTTCGTCGTAGCCGACAGCTCTTATGGCAACATCATTTCCCTGGGACGGGAGAAGTTATGGCAGGCTTCCGGGGACAAACGGGCTATCTGGAGCTATGACCTCCTGGATCCCTTCTTCCAGGCGGCTATGTTCTACCATACGCATAAGACCGTATCTTCCCTGGAACCGGCTCAGGCTGTGAAGCGGATGAAGATGCCTGTCCTCTTCCTTCACGGCAGTGAGGATGCCCTGGTACCGGTCAAGACGGCCAAGAGCCTCTACGATAATTGTACGAGCCCAAAAAAGGAACTTTATATTTTTGCCGACTCGCCTCATGCCGTCGGTATCGAGACAGACCGCAGAGAATACCTGCGCGTCGTCAGCCATTTCTTAGAAAAGGATGTCCACAATGACTAG
- a CDS encoding adenosylcobalamin-dependent ribonucleoside-diphosphate reductase, translating into MNEQEWLGADNQLGLDIWKNKYCDNSETFEHWISRISGGDEEVAALIKAKKFLFGGRILANRGLEYEGKKITLSNCYVMTPPEDSIESIFDRAGKLARTYSYGGGCGIDISRLSPKGARINNAARETSGSISFMTLYSLVTELIGQNGRRGALMISIDCAHPDVLDFIKLKTDLNKVTKANISIRLSDEFMEAVKEHKQFRLHFKRQETGQVIESLVNAADVFRLVAETNWDYAEPGALFWDRIKSWNLLAHTPEFSFAGVNPCAEEPLPAGGSCLLGSMNLANFVNNPFSPNATFDFDEFKRCVRVAVRALNDVLEEGLPLHPLEEQRESVKAWRQIGLGIMGLGDMLIQMGLTYGSTDAVAFCHDIGFAMADTAIAASAELAHQRGAFDKCHIDEIMSTPYFKANTTEATAALVKAYGMRNSQLLTIAPTGTLSTMLGISGGIEPIYANFYERKTESLHGTDVYYKVYTPIVERYMKKHHIKDDSQLPEYFVTALTLDYHERVEMQAAWQQHIDASISSTVNVPNSFTVEDTEALYLLAYEKGCKGLTLFRDGCKRAGILTTHEEEKPVPTAGEGLNRGDIVSIDDNVIGKKRKLITGCGSLHCMAFFDPETGALLETYLSKGSTGGCNNFMIGLSRMISISARAGIDLYTIVDQLNSTGNCPSYSVRRATRGDTSRGSCCPMAVGNALLDMFDEVQEELHQTASVASGHTPVKKTPVRPKAEKKVTAESMLCPQCGEPLVFEGGCNTCKNCGWSKCN; encoded by the coding sequence ATGAACGAACAAGAATGGCTCGGTGCAGATAATCAGCTCGGCCTCGATATTTGGAAGAATAAATATTGCGATAACAGTGAAACTTTTGAACACTGGATCAGCCGCATCAGCGGCGGCGATGAAGAAGTCGCCGCTTTGATCAAAGCCAAGAAATTTCTCTTTGGCGGCCGTATCCTGGCCAACAGAGGGCTGGAATATGAAGGCAAGAAGATTACCTTGTCCAACTGCTACGTCATGACGCCGCCAGAAGACAGCATCGAAAGCATCTTCGACCGGGCCGGGAAATTAGCTCGGACTTACAGCTATGGTGGCGGCTGCGGCATCGATATTTCCCGCCTCAGCCCGAAGGGGGCGCGTATCAACAATGCGGCCAGGGAAACGAGCGGCTCCATTTCCTTCATGACCCTCTATTCCCTGGTTACGGAACTGATTGGCCAGAATGGCCGCCGCGGGGCCTTGATGATTTCCATTGACTGCGCCCATCCGGATGTGCTGGATTTCATCAAACTCAAGACGGACCTCAATAAGGTAACGAAAGCCAATATTTCTATCCGCCTGAGCGACGAATTTATGGAAGCTGTCAAGGAACACAAACAGTTCCGCCTCCACTTCAAGCGCCAGGAAACGGGCCAGGTCATCGAAAGCCTGGTCAATGCGGCTGACGTCTTCCGCCTGGTTGCGGAAACGAACTGGGACTATGCCGAACCGGGTGCCCTTTTCTGGGACCGCATCAAGTCCTGGAACCTCCTGGCTCATACGCCGGAATTTTCCTTCGCCGGTGTCAATCCCTGTGCAGAAGAACCCTTGCCGGCCGGCGGCTCCTGCCTGTTGGGCAGCATGAACCTGGCCAATTTCGTCAATAACCCCTTTTCGCCCAATGCGACCTTTGATTTCGACGAGTTCAAGCGCTGCGTCCGCGTCGCCGTGCGGGCTTTGAATGACGTCCTCGAAGAAGGCCTTCCCCTGCATCCCTTGGAAGAACAGCGGGAAAGCGTCAAAGCCTGGCGCCAGATCGGCCTGGGCATCATGGGCCTCGGCGACATGCTCATCCAGATGGGCCTGACCTACGGCAGCACCGATGCCGTCGCCTTCTGCCACGATATTGGCTTTGCCATGGCCGATACAGCTATTGCCGCTTCGGCGGAACTGGCTCACCAGCGCGGCGCCTTCGATAAATGCCATATTGATGAAATCATGAGTACACCTTATTTCAAAGCCAATACGACCGAGGCTACGGCCGCTTTGGTCAAGGCCTATGGCATGCGTAATTCCCAGCTCCTGACCATCGCCCCGACCGGGACTTTGTCGACGATGCTCGGCATTTCTGGCGGTATCGAACCGATTTATGCGAACTTCTATGAACGCAAGACGGAATCGCTTCACGGGACGGATGTATATTACAAAGTCTATACGCCTATTGTCGAACGGTATATGAAGAAACACCATATCAAAGACGACAGCCAGCTGCCGGAATACTTCGTCACGGCGTTGACCCTGGATTACCATGAACGCGTCGAAATGCAGGCCGCCTGGCAGCAGCACATCGATGCGTCCATCAGCTCGACGGTCAACGTGCCCAACAGCTTTACTGTCGAAGACACGGAAGCCCTGTACCTCCTGGCCTATGAAAAGGGCTGCAAGGGCCTGACGTTATTCCGCGACGGCTGCAAGCGGGCCGGCATCTTGACGACGCACGAAGAAGAAAAGCCCGTGCCGACGGCTGGTGAAGGCTTGAACCGCGGTGACATCGTCAGCATCGACGACAATGTCATCGGCAAGAAACGGAAACTCATTACGGGCTGCGGCAGCCTGCACTGCATGGCCTTTTTCGATCCGGAAACGGGGGCCCTCCTGGAAACGTATCTCAGCAAAGGGTCGACAGGGGGCTGCAATAACTTCATGATCGGCTTGTCGCGCATGATTTCCATCAGTGCCCGCGCCGGCATCGACCTCTATACCATCGTCGATCAGCTCAATTCGACAGGTAACTGCCCGTCCTATTCAGTACGTCGGGCGACGCGCGGCGATACAAGCCGCGGTTCGTGCTGCCCCATGGCAGTCGGCAATGCCCTTCTGGACATGTTCGACGAAGTCCAGGAAGAACTGCATCAGACGGCGTCTGTCGCCAGCGGCCATACACCGGTCAAAAAGACACCGGTCCGGCCGAAAGCCGAAAAGAAAGTCACCGCTGAAAGCATGCTCTGCCCGCAGTGCGGAGAACCCTTAGTCTTTGAAGGCGGCTGCAACACCTGCAAAAACTGCGGCTGGAGCAAATGCAACTAA